taacacgtaatccagtaacgctctctggccatctctcctacttatgtgcgtttttttttttttttcgcttatgggaaggacttcaagcctatccggcgagtgttgcaacctccatctcaggctatgtcaatctttgtgcctatccAAAGGTAGCAATCTCCTCAGAAGGTGCAACAAACTGACACTCCTTCCAAGGTAGAACAAATCGTCAAGCCTACCCGACGAGTGTTGCAGCCTCCATCCAAggtgatgtcaatctttgtgcctcaccaaccttatgggaaggacttcaagcctatccggcgagtgttgcaacctccatctcaggccatgtcaatctttgtgcccaTCCAAAGGTAGCAATCTCCTCAGAAGGTGCAACAAACTGACACTCCTCCCAAGGTGGAACAAATCGTTAAGCCTACCCGACGAGTGTTGCAGCCTCCATCCAAggtgatgtcaatctttgtgcctcaccaaccttatgggaaggacttcaagcctatccggcgagtgttgcaacctccatctcaggccatgtcaatctttgtgcctatcAAAAGGTCGCAATCTCCTCCCAAGGTGGAACAAATCGTCAAGCCTACCCGACGAGTGTTGCAGCCTCCATCCAAggtgatgtcaatctttgtgcctcgcCAACCTTATGGGAAGGACTTCAAGCCTATACGGCGAGTGTTGCAACCTCCATCTCAGGTCATGTCAATCTTTGTGTCTATCCAAAGGTCGCAATCTCCTCCCAAGGTGGAACAAATCGTCAAGCCTACCCGACGAGTGTTGCAGCCTCCATCCAAggtgatgtcaatctttgtgcctcaccaaccttatgggaaggacttcaagcctatccggCGAGTGTTGCAACTTCCATCTCAGGtcatgtcaatctttgtgcctatccaaaggtcgcaatctcctcccaaggtggaacaaatcgtcaagcctacccgacgagtgttgcagcctccatccaaggtgatgtcaatctttgtgcctcgccaaccttatgggaaggacttcaagcctatccggcgagtgttgcaacctccatctcaggctatgtcaatctttgtgcctatccAAAGGTAGCAATCTCCTCAGAAGGTGCAACAAACTGACACTCCTTCCAAGGTGGAACAAATCGTCAAGCCTACCCGACAAGTGTTGCAGCCTCCATCCAAggtgatgtcaatctttgtgcctcaccaaccttatgggaaggacttcaagcctatccggcgagtgttgcaacctccatctcaggccatgtcaatctttgtgcccaTCCAAAGGTAGCAATCTCCTCAGAAGGTGCAACAAACTGACACTCCTCCCAAGGTGGAACAAATCGTCAAGCCTACCCGACGAGTGTTGCAGCCTCCATCCAAggtgatgtcaatctttgtgcctcaccaaccttatgggaaggacttcaagcctatacggcgagtgttgcaacctccatctcaggccatgtcaatctttgtgcctatccaaagg
The window above is part of the Panulirus ornatus isolate Po-2019 chromosome 55, ASM3632096v1, whole genome shotgun sequence genome. Proteins encoded here:
- the LOC139765666 gene encoding uncharacterized protein, whose translation is MSIFVPHQPYGKDFKPIRRVLQPPSQAMSIFVPIKRSQSPPKVEQIVKPTRRVLQPPSKVMSIFVPRQPYGKDFKPIRRVLQPPSQVMSIFVSIQRSQSPPKVEQIVKPTRRVLQPPSKVMSIFVPHQPYGKDFKPIRRVLQLPSQVMSIFVPIQRSQSPPKVEQIVKPTRRVLQPPSKVMSIFVPRQPYGKDFKPIRRVLQPPSQAMSIFVPIQR